The following is a genomic window from Strongyloides ratti genome assembly S_ratti_ED321, chromosome : 1.
taaagtaaaaaatattaacaatgaagaaaaaataaataataatttatcaaaatgtaagttacataaattatttttttttaaagtattttagtaaattatcaaaatataaacaattatataaattctaATCAAAAATTAGTACAACAGCCAATAATATATCCAGAAACAAAGTCATACTCAATATTAAGAccattttcaaaaatttccCCATATTTTGTAGATGATAATAAGAAAGAAAGTACTACTATATTACCAATAACTATAAATTCAAATCAACTTCCATCaccatttaaaaatgttgcttctaattttatgaattattttagatcacatataacaaaagaaaaatctATGGAAGATACAGCAAAGTCAATAGTTAATGATgctttaaaagtaataaaggtaataatattttaaaattaaaaaataattataaaaatactatgAAGTATAATCTTATCttcataattattaattttataatatttttaggtTAATCAATTAGATAATATGCTTTCACAACAAATATCACTTTTTCCAGGTGTCAATAAGATAAAGacaaatgaagaaaaattttaaaagaaaaaaagaaaggtgaatataatatttcttttcaatattatttaaataatgtttattattgtacttttttttttcaatattacaaagtaatataacaaacaagatacaatttatatattcaaaaaataaataataaaacgatcatataataaaaaaatttacaaaacaTAGAATAATGTATATTGGAGAATGtcttttattatctttaatctttttaactatatattataacaagATAAAAATTGTCTTAATAAATAAGATTGATAAGAAAGATaccatattatttttatttcaattccattttataaatataatatcaagAAGAGGacattttttcttatcaaataatatatgtttGTGTATTCAAACATTCTTTAAATAGATTATAATAGTAATTAGAAGCATAcgttttaaaagtatatatatatatatttatttttaatatttattttaaaaaaacttatatatatatactataataataatatatattaaaattattattttttttattttatttattaatgtcttattaacagaaaaaaaaaattttaacatttattattacatatgaatatttttttatacaatgatgggtaaaattttttggtgctcattttttaatgtaatacttttttctatTGGTGttgtactttttataatGGGTTTCATTAcacaatatattatttttgataatataatgGAAAGTCAAGTTAAAGAGGTATgtttatttgatatatatatatttatacatatatatatgtatatgttTATAGCAATTTGTCATTGATGGAAATATAGATGGAACAAATCTTAATCAATTTACTGATCAATGgttaaataacaaatatacaaaatttatgaaatattatatttataattatactaatccaattgaaatattaacaaGAGGTTCATTACCTGATGTTACAGAAAAAGGACCATATAGTTATAAAGAAACATGGttacattataatttatcatttagtaatgataaaaattattttacatttagtagaaaaaaaatttatacatttgaTCCTGTAACAAGTTGTGATACCTGTAAAGaagatgatatttttttggtacctgatttaatttttattaaattaatggATCAATTGACATCTTTAGAATGTCAAAATTTACCAAAACAAATACAAAGTTTATTATGTAATGATACAAAGGCATTACCTAATTTTGATCAAATTATGAATCAAATTATGAATCTTCTTGGTACAGGAATGAAAGCATGGAATGTAGGTCCATTTGTACAAGTTAAAGTTAAtgatttactttttaatggTTATAAAGATccaatatttacaaaaatgttaacaaatatattagaTATTGTTTATGGAATTGTTGGTAAACCAAAAAATGGCACTACTACATTTGATTTTCCTACTGTTGctttaaatcaaaataataatacaatgGGATTAGTTTATACAGTTAAAACaggaaaatttaattattcagAAGTTGGACAAACTTATAGTTTTACTAATcaatttagaaatttttcttCATCTGGTTCATATCTTCCTAATGGATGGTGGCCTGGTAATGATGCTTTAAAACAATGTACAAAagatgatataaataatgctAGATTAATTAAAGGCACTAATGGTGATTTTTTTTcaccatttttaaaaaaaagtgatacATTATGGTTGTATGTTGAAGATTTATGTAGATCtgtttcatttaaatatttttctgaTATAACTGTAAAAAATGTACCAGCATATagatttataattaatgataGTGGTTTTAATTATACATTACCAGATAATTGTGGTTATTGTTATCCATTAGATggaaattattattcatataaaaaaggTGATCAATGTTTACCAATTGGATTAAGTGATATTAGTAGATGTACTGATCAAAATCCACCTTTAGTTTTATCAAATCCACATTTTTATGGCTCTGAAGAAGATGTTTTTAGATTATTTCCACGATTTACTCCAACAGAAGTGGTTGATCAAACTATTCTTGATATTGAACCAACAACAGGAACAGTATTAAGTGCATCacaaaaaatacaaattagTGTAATGATGAAACAATACACAAATATATCAGTGtttaaattaatgaaatCAGGAGCATACCCAATATGTTATGttaatgaaacatttttgGCAGATGATAATACAATTTCACAAATAAATGATCAATTACTAGATccaaaaaatttagttaaaattttatcattttcaattGGTGTTGGTTTAGGTGCATTATTAATGGTATTATCAATAGTATCATGTATGGTATTGAAATGTTACAAAAATCTAGATAAAAAGAAGGAAAtgtaatttattatctttttttttgattaaaatctttataaaaaaaaagatatttatatatattttaataagaatattttaattaaaaaaagatagtttaataatgttttattattgtgatttatcattattattttcttgtGGTTGTTGTCTTAAAAGAATTGTGTGTATTGTATGCATTAATGATAAACTTTGATTTTGTtcaactattattttttttaactcttCAATTGTAtgattctttaaaaataaatatgtaaataataaaaggtaaaaaaaaacttacttgCATCATTATATGATTTTTAGCTAAAATAAGAGTAGCAATTTTTGAAAGTTTTCTAGTTGAATTTTGATGTGAATAAggaataatatttcttaaatcATCTAATGCTCTATTTAAATCATGCATTCTACAACGTTCACGAAGATTAATGTTTAAACGATGATTGTTTTCTAAAGTATctttagtaataatttttttatcattcattatagtataaaaaagatattaaaaataataaaatactttaaagattctttctttaaaataaatcttttctatattttcatatatcTTTATATCCAGAAATTATgatgaataaaattatcattaattaatatcTGTTACACATttgtataattaatatatcaaaaataattaagaatattctttataatttGCCTGTCTTCTTCCTTTATTTACACCTTATTTTTACGTAATGCCAAGATAATgaatattaatatcaatttttctgcatattttaatcataatttttaagaacatttatctaataatatatctGTTATGCaggtaaaatttaatattatttacaatatgaaaaaaaaaaaaaatttttttttaaaattataatattaataaaataaaaaaaagataaagataatataatcattttcataattttttcctttttagataaaattggttatattaagaaaatttttgggatataaattattttgtttattataagTATCTTCTATTTAGACTgttcaatatttatattaatatattattgaagAACAAAATATGAcattaactatttttatttataaaaaaatataaaaaaattggtttaaataaatttaatattaaattttggttggattaaattgaaaaaaaaaaacattatttaaataattttttttaaaatttttattggtaaaactataaaaattaatgttcattcaaaatttaaagtggaaaattataatatgatattgtaaatttataatattattataaaaaaataataaaatattggtaacttttatattttaatattcatcAAAATTATGTGTAAggaagatttaaaaattgaaaattgtcaagagattataaaaaaaaaaagataacaaTATAGAAACaggtttttatttataaaaataattgcatttgttatataatacGGGTTTAATAAGGAAGAATTGTCTTCATAAGTGGTATGAATATCTCTATATGTATGTCTATTTTTACTCCGTTCATACACCGGTTTCTTGGTGTGGTTGTTGTTATTGTAGTATGGTTGATATATAAACTCTTTACGAAAAACAGGGATACACATGTACCTGAAAGTTAAATTGGGATTGGTTTTATGGAAAGAATTAAGGAAAATATGTGtttaaaaatcatataaGTGTGTTGatgtattaatattaattttttttttaatcatttattatatttttcttttaataacattattaaaaattatagaaaatatcaaaaaattaataacatattgtaagtattctttttaagttaatttctactatttaaatatagttttttttttatttattttaatttataaaaaaaatatatatgatacaataataataacgtTATTCTGCTTCATTGCAAATTATAAActatctaaatttttttttttataaaaaaagtatagcAGTAAAATACTAACtaataataagataaaaaattaaggaAAAGtgattaatttatattgtaaataGTGTAATTTAATTCTCTTCCATTAAGAGTTAtcatctttatatatatatatatatttttaaatgttctagatattaaattactatataaagtcttttttttattaactaatacattttatcatataattcCATAACTTATTCCGTTAAGCATTGAGTATAAACAATTACATTTAAATTCTCTTCTCtaaatgatttaaattttttgtttttcatgTAAAATgagataaaagaaaaaatgtgtatattaacatttttgaaGTCATTCATCTTATTTAACAGAATATTCAGAAACAtccagttttttttttatttggtgatagacattttatattaaaaatcaatACTTTGATTATAcctgttattatttttctaaaatcaatagataatttactaaagatatatttgtttaaaataaattttgatggATAACAAATTTGtacttaatttaattattgaaaaataatttatttttaataaaagaatttattatctatatatcatttatttttaaaaataatattaaatatcattttataaacatataccttttttttatttctatcaCTAGTATTACTCTAAATAAGATATTCATcataattatcattatcacTTTTCAATGCATGTATCTTATTACGATTGatgtatattataaaaaaaaatataagtaagcatgataaaatttttatttatttgccTGTTACTTTAAAGTATTACTTTACAAAATCAAATTTCCATGTACTTTTTTAGATATGTCTAGTGAAATAAAAGAGACTACCTCTGTTATTGATAATTTAGTTAATTCATTTAACAGAAGAAATTCAAATGTATTAACAGTAACTAATTCAGTTAAATCTACCTcttttaatgaattattaatacaaaaagTTAAAGAATTTCCAGAATTATATGATCATCAACAAAGAGCCTGTACTGATAATGTTGAAAGAACAAAAATTTGGGATATGATTGCATATTCAATTGATCCTACTATACCAGGTGAATTTGCAAAAAAAAGATGGCTTCAAATGAGAGATAGATATAGAAAAGAATTAAAACTTGCTTTAAGAGATAGCTTTAAATTTCCTCCTAAATGggtgtattttaaaaaacttactTGGTTGGattcatatttaaaagattgtttgtaagttaattttttttttaataatcttaatatttttttttctatagtATACAGGCAGGATTTTCATATCCTATTAAACATGATTCCGAAGAAGTAATTGATACAGAAATTCGTAGTGAATCAATAGAAAATAGTAATCATGGAATATATcttgataatatttcttcATCAATCACTTCAAATTCTATGCTTCAAAAAATGATCTCTAATAcaaatagtattaaaaaatatcatgaCAATTATAATGACCATTATAATGAAGAGGAAAGCATAACACAATCAACAAATAATCACTCTTTAACACCTGAATCACGATCatcaatagaaaaaatatataccattgaagataaaaacgatataattttagaaagGCAATCACCATGTGTAATAGCACCAAGAATACATAGAATGacacaaaatatattagGAATGAAAAGAAAATCAAGTCAAGGAATAGCAAAAAATCAACTTAACAATCATTCCATTTCACTAccaataacaaataaaaatgaaactgATTCAGAAGATGttgaaattgttaaaaaatcaaagttAGAAGATACATTTTATACAACAATCTTAGAATGGTTAGAAGATGAAGATTTTTTATTGACAAAACTTATTATTACAAGATTATCAAAATTACCGccaaatgtaaaaaaaattactcgtagaaagttatttaatttgttaGATGAAGCTGAAGATACtcaaaatgattaaaaatatttgaaaataaattttaaataactgtatatactaaaaaattttgcattataaatatatcaatgtaaaaattatctaattttttttaataataaataataaaaaaattttttatactgtaaactaaattttgttgatattaaatttttacgatatcataaattttagaaatattaaattatcaaaattatttttattgaagatagataaatcataaaaattataattttatgcaaataatttaataattcattttttaccGTGCTTGTATTTTCTAACTTAAAGTTCTTAAGTATATCTATCcaatatattaaagtttaagttaattatactttgaaaatttatttaataaaatacaaaaattattcaacGAAGAagtacaaatttattttaaaatgacatCTTCATGTTTTATTCCTTTTACAATAACTGCACAACATGAATCGCCATTTCTTTCTTCCAATTCATCTAAATATGTACAACCGATAGCAAGAAGATCTCCAGTATAATTGTAATCCAAACATTGAATACTATCAGGTTGATCGTGAAATTGAGAAATTCTCTTTCTTTTAACTGGATTCCAtgtaaaaatacttttatctGATCCACCAGTAGAGAAAGCTAATTCACGTGGATGAGCAGCAATAGCATTGACAGGATATACAAATTCCTTaactttatctttttttctatGACACTTAAAAGCATATTTTTTGTCTTTTGATTCTTCATTTTCTTCCAATGGCTCAACAGCAACTCGTCCTTCTATTGTTCCAATAACAATCGTTGatgaatcatttaaaatCTTCAAATCTcttatttgatattttgtAACATCCCTTCTAATTGTTGGAGGAGCattaagattatttaaatcaaatgTATACAAACTTTGTTTGGATGTGCCAACAACAATGTAATCCTTATTATTATCCATTGCAAATACTTTCTCACCAACGTTTAAAGAAACAGTTACTGCTTTATCAGGAATATTCCAAACTAAAAGAAAACCATCATAACTTCCTGTAAAAAGTCTATGAGATGAAGATGAGATACATATTCTTGAAATGCCAAATCCACTTTCATGTTGaccaaaaattattgttttcaTTGTTTTGAATGAAGTGTATTTAATTGTACCTTTTAAATCACCACTAAATAATCCAATGTCCCCCTAAAAGTAAcataacaaataatttaagttATCAATAAACTTACATCAAAGCATATAGATAATACAGGATTAGAATGATAAAAGGTATGGATTTCAGCATAATCATTCTGAtgctttttaattttgtacaAAGAAACAGAGCCGTTAAATGAGCCAATCGCCAATAAGTCAGAATCTGTTTTAGCAAATTGTAAACATGAAATAGGTACCTGACTATCCCATTTGATTCTAAGATCAGTTGTCAATGTAGTCATTTTCTCtcttgataaattaaataattattataatttgaaagttacgtaaattaataataagaaggaaaatatttaacaaaataagaatgaaataaataaatcttgATTAGAAATGCGTAAAACAAAAAGTTGGTAAAATGTTTAACCGCCATTGTGGGAAAAAGATAGTTTCCATTTGTAATTTTAGATGTAATTAGTTTTGAAAcatttattgaaattaaaaagggatttcttttaaatctGGTGTCCcctaaaataacttttttaaataaaattttttttcaaattttcttAGTTTTCTGACATAAAAAAACATGGAGAatcagtaaaaaaaattttttggtaCTATTTTGTTATACCCTCccaaattaaaatgatagaaacttgccttaaaaatattttttttgaaaaaaaaaacaagctTATCAGATTCTCCATCTTCTTTTCTACAAgatggataaaaaaaattaaacaaaaattaaattcatcattaatttttatcataaaattaaaaaattgtcgttaatttttactataaaaaaaatgactcAAATATCAAATCCCATCATGTTtcctattattattagtaaatatttaaaaaagtttatttatgaTTTGTACTTTGTTTAAGTCCGTTCTATTTCCTTtatgtaatttaaattttatttgaaaaaattttattaattattaagtacttttaatcattttaatttgggggggatataacaaaatagtaccaattttattcttaaaagtttaatataaacaaaaaaaatgtcgaaaaaataaaacatatgttgaaaaaattgataactttttaaaaataaaattaatgtaaattGAATAACAAAGGATTGTCAAAAACAATCTTTGAGAAAAAGTATGTTTAGATTTCACTAAAAAAtcttaacttttaaatattttataagaacaataaaaaataatggaataaacttttaaatatggcatcaaaaaaataattaacaaatGCATTTtgcatttattttataaatttgacAACTGCAGCTGATTAACGTTTATGctaaaaaaacttttgatAATGTCAGGTATAggtgaaatttattttttgaatgtgataaatataattattaaaataatatcataagtagaataatataaatagctagtcaaaaggaaaaaaaattaatatgttaagaatataattttttagaaaattgtAGTAGAATTTGAAAAACAATGTTCTAAAGATTCACACATGAATCTTAATTTCAAAagtagatataaaaaattaaatatattggtcgattaaaagtttataattaaattttagctttatataaatatattactaaTATTGTTATTAGTTAAAtcttttgtttataattattttataaaaataagtagtatttttttttaatgttttactTTTGTATCTtctaattaatattaaaagtaaatgataacttttgtataaaataaattagtatttttttattttcaaaaataaaatcaaatttacaaacaaaaacttttaaaagtcattttattattttaaaatttaataatatcaataagCATATATTACAGATCACTGAATTAAATTACATTTGTTTTagacttttttttaagtataatttaatctgtattttatgatagtataaaaataaatttaaataaaattactataaaattataacaaactaataaaaaaatatatataatatgattataacacaaatttaacaacaaatatatttaaaatagtttattcAAAAGATTTGCATGCAAATTTTGtagttttatattaatttaaattaaactaaaatcaaatgatattttataacttttatctAAAACTTTGGCAGActatttatacaaaataataaataaatttataaataaatatatatattaataaatatttttttagtgttattttaacaaaacgatggtttttgtaaaaaaattatcttcacttttaaataataaagtcgATGATAATGAAACAAATTGGTTATCCATTTATATAGCTAGTGTTTTAGCATTTTCAGCTTCTGTTCAAtgttcattatattttagcTCAATGTGGCCTTTTATGACTGTTGTATgttttgaaaaaagttttgtattttttatcaattattcaattttttttattagctTGATTCGAACGCATCATCAACATTTTTTGGTTATGCTATTGCATCATATTCTGTTGGAAATATTATTCTTTCTCCACTTTTTGGTTGGTGGAGTAATAAAACTGGAACTAT
Proteins encoded in this region:
- a CDS encoding CD36 antigen family-containing protein, whose translation is MGFITQYIIFDNIMESQVKEQFVIDGNIDGTNLNQFTDQWLNNKYTKFMKYYIYNYTNPIEILTRGSLPDVTEKGPYSYKETWLHYNLSFSNDKNYFTFSRKKIYTFDPVTSCDTCKEDDIFLVPDLIFIKLMDQLTSLECQNLPKQIQSLLCNDTKALPNFDQIMNQIMNLLGTGMKAWNVGPFVQVKVNDLLFNGYKDPIFTKMLTNILDIVYGIVGKPKNGTTTFDFPTVALNQNNNTMGLVYTVKTGKFNYSEVGQTYSFTNQFRNFSSSGSYLPNGWWPGNDALKQCTKDDINNARLIKGTNGDFFSPFLKKSDTLWLYVEDLCRSVSFKYFSDITVKNVPAYRFIINDSGFNYTLPDNCGYCYPLDGNYYSYKKGDQCLPIGLSDISRCTDQNPPLVLSNPHFYGSEEDVFRLFPRFTPTEVVDQTILDIEPTTGTVLSASQKIQISVMMKQYTNISVFKLMKSGAYPICYVNETFLADDNTISQINDQLLDPKNLVKILSFSIGVGLGALLMVLSIVSCMVLKCYKNLDKKKEM
- a CDS encoding GH17679p, which produces MNDKKIITKDTLENNHRLNINLRERCRMHDLNRALDDLRNIIPYSHQNSTRKLSKIATLILAKNHIMMQNHTIEELKKIIVEQNQSLSLMHTIHTILLRQQPQENNNDKSQ
- a CDS encoding MADF domain-containing protein, which codes for MYIIKKNINMSSEIKETTSVIDNLVNSFNRRNSNVLTVTNSVKSTSFNELLIQKVKEFPELYDHQQRACTDNVERTKIWDMIAYSIDPTIPGEFAKKRWLQMRDRYRKELKLALRDSFKFPPKWVYFKKLTWLDSYLKDCFIQAGFSYPIKHDSEEVIDTEIRSESIENSNHGIYLDNISSSITSNSMLQKMISNTNSIKKYHDNYNDHYNEEESITQSTNNHSLTPESRSSIEKIYTIEDKNDIILERQSPCVIAPRIHRMTQNILGMKRKSSQGIAKNQLNNHSISLPITNKNETDSEDVEIVKKSKLEDTFYTTILEWLEDEDFLLTKLIITRLSKLPPNVKKITRRKLFNLLDEAEDTQND
- a CDS encoding Mitotic checkpoint protein BUB3; protein product: MTTLTTDLRIKWDSQVPISCLQFAKTDSDLLAIGSFNGSVSLYKIKKHQNDYAEIHTFYHSNPVLSICFDGDIGLFSGDLKGTIKYTSFKTMKTIIFGQHESGFGISRICISSSSHRLFTGSYDGFLLVWNIPDKAVTVSLNVGEKVFAMDNNKDYIVVGTSKQSLYTFDLNNLNAPPTIRRDVTKYQIRDLKILNDSSTIVIGTIEGRVAVEPLEENEESKDKKYAFKCHRKKDKVKEFVYPVNAIAAHPRELAFSTGGSDKSIFTWNPVKRKRISQFHDQPDSIQCLDYNYTGDLLAIGCTYLDELEERNGDSCCAVIVKGIKHEDVILK